A genomic window from Cupriavidus basilensis includes:
- a CDS encoding malonic semialdehyde reductase yields the protein MKPIDQVAIAQLFTEARTHNVWQDRQVDDAVLHQIYDAMKFGPTAANGSPARIVFVKSAAEKARLVECVSAGNVEKTRSAPVTAIVAFDNAFHDQLPKLFPHADARSWYAGQPEKIARDALMNSSLQGGYFILAARALGLDCGPMAGFDAGKVNAAFFADGKWSVNFLVNLGYGEADKLFPRSPRLSFDEACRIV from the coding sequence ATGAAACCGATCGACCAGGTTGCAATCGCCCAGCTGTTCACCGAAGCGCGTACGCACAACGTGTGGCAAGACCGCCAAGTGGACGATGCCGTGCTTCACCAGATCTATGACGCGATGAAGTTTGGCCCGACGGCTGCCAACGGTTCGCCGGCCCGCATCGTGTTCGTCAAGAGCGCGGCGGAAAAGGCTCGCCTGGTCGAGTGCGTGTCCGCAGGCAACGTCGAGAAGACCCGCTCGGCACCGGTCACTGCGATCGTCGCATTCGACAACGCCTTCCACGATCAGCTGCCCAAGCTGTTCCCGCACGCCGATGCGCGTTCGTGGTACGCCGGCCAGCCGGAAAAGATCGCCCGCGACGCGCTGATGAACAGCTCGTTGCAAGGCGGCTATTTCATCCTGGCCGCGCGCGCCCTAGGCCTGGATTGCGGCCCGATGGCCGGTTTCGATGCTGGCAAGGTGAATGCCGCCTTCTTCGCCGATGGCAAGTGGTCGGTCAATTTCCTCGTGAACCTGGGCTATGGCGAGGCCGACAAACTGTTCCCGCGCAGCCCGCGCCTGTCGTTCGACGAAGCCTGCCGGATCGTTTGA
- a CDS encoding DUF1841 family protein, whose translation MFNPSREEVRRFFCEAWQKQRAGSVLTPLEVIAVDWIGEHPEYHSLLTDTEGALTQDYTPEGGQTNPFLHLAMHLSISEQVSIDQPPGIRRAYESLAQRLDSPHEAQHQVMECLGEMLWQAQRTGMPPDGEQYIASIQRRATR comes from the coding sequence ATGTTCAATCCCTCCCGCGAAGAAGTCCGCCGTTTTTTCTGTGAAGCCTGGCAGAAGCAACGCGCAGGCAGCGTCCTCACCCCCCTCGAAGTCATTGCCGTCGACTGGATCGGCGAGCATCCCGAGTATCACAGCCTGCTCACCGACACGGAAGGCGCGCTAACTCAGGACTACACGCCTGAAGGCGGCCAGACCAATCCGTTCCTGCACCTGGCCATGCACCTGTCGATTTCCGAGCAGGTTTCCATCGACCAGCCCCCAGGCATCCGCCGCGCCTACGAATCCCTGGCGCAGCGTTTGGATTCGCCGCACGAAGCGCAGCATCAGGTCATGGAGTGCCTCGGTGAAATGCTCTGGCAGGCGCAACGCACCGGCATGCCGCCGGATGGCGAGCAATACATTGCCTCGATACAGCGCCGCGCCACCCGTTAA
- a CDS encoding DMT family transporter: protein MSDPRSSAARVRQPLRHAREQLAGVLLIALSASAFGAMAIFARFAYDAGTDVYGLLAVRFVLAAGALALAMRLRGVSLPGWRKVLALAAMGGIGYVGQSFCFFTALNHAQASLVALLLYLYPLFVTILAAVFLKERLGTASVIALVLCSVGAGLTVGGGQGSALGIGLGLASAAIYSVYIIVGARVTAGVNPLATTTVVCGAAAVVYVVVGVLRAGAGVPPQFPQSAAGWLALLAIALLSTVLAILAFFAGLQRLGAARASMLSTLEPVVTVVLAALLLGEHVGMTQALGGGLILAGVLWLTSKGSGAQDVQQN, encoded by the coding sequence ATGTCCGATCCCCGTTCCTCCGCCGCCCGTGTCCGGCAGCCCCTGCGCCATGCCCGCGAGCAACTCGCGGGCGTGTTGCTGATCGCCCTGTCGGCCAGCGCCTTTGGCGCCATGGCGATCTTCGCGCGCTTTGCTTACGACGCGGGCACCGATGTCTACGGCCTGCTGGCGGTGCGTTTCGTGCTGGCCGCGGGCGCGCTGGCGCTGGCGATGCGCCTGCGCGGCGTCAGCCTGCCGGGCTGGCGCAAGGTGCTGGCGCTGGCCGCCATGGGCGGCATTGGCTATGTTGGCCAGTCGTTCTGCTTTTTCACCGCGCTCAATCATGCCCAGGCCAGCCTGGTGGCCTTGCTGCTTTACCTGTATCCGCTCTTCGTCACCATCCTCGCCGCCGTCTTCCTCAAGGAACGGCTCGGCACCGCATCCGTGATCGCGCTCGTGTTGTGCTCGGTGGGGGCGGGGCTAACGGTGGGTGGTGGCCAGGGCTCGGCGCTGGGCATCGGGCTTGGCCTGGCCTCGGCCGCGATCTACTCGGTCTACATCATCGTGGGCGCGCGCGTGACGGCGGGCGTCAATCCTCTGGCCACCACCACCGTGGTGTGCGGTGCGGCGGCGGTGGTCTACGTCGTGGTGGGGGTGTTGCGCGCGGGAGCCGGCGTGCCGCCTCAGTTCCCGCAAAGCGCGGCCGGCTGGCTGGCGTTGCTGGCGATCGCGCTACTGTCCACGGTACTGGCGATCCTGGCCTTTTTTGCCGGCTTGCAACGGCTCGGCGCGGCGCGGGCTTCGATGTTGTCCACCCTGGAGCCGGTGGTGACGGTGGTGTTGGCGGCGCTTTTGCTCGGGGAGCATGTCGGGATGACACAGGCGCTGGGCGGCGGCTTGATCCTGGCGGGCGTGCTTTGGCTGACCAGCAAGGGTTCCGGCGCGCAGGATGTGCAACAGAATTGA